The Chitinophagaceae bacterium genome includes a window with the following:
- a CDS encoding 6-bladed beta-propeller encodes MLVNLYVWRSLPMNRQASSLKNREGFKFNLIRLKMKNNKVNQYLMHKALFIFRIKKRLGNLAIASLLIGILFPGCQDRQRVSSDYKTFIVNYHTKNTEHFETFLDMANISITHFKADDTLFLSENLQVKYTENYIFLLDKVYEQLYRFNDSGQLINKIGRSGLGPSEYVNTGFFTVDDNNRTLSILHNNGTAIMIFDYDGNFLREFSTPFIITSFDQLDSNLYFYYTGYSNSPSFKRLHMADTLKILNSFLPLQTQAFDMIEMNFTAMGDYGYFREVYFPTIYKYSYSGIHEIFKINFGHCEITQKMLEEVKDPFEFFEKIQNNGFCSTASLIAAGSKYYVVTIEQKSGFNQVSHFYIDLEDSIYTRVYSNANNLIEYDFFSQLKPVYIDSENNLHFISSQIELKTFLNARPDMKLNSSMSDNNLNPLIVKIPINKN; translated from the coding sequence ATGTTAGTGAATTTATATGTTTGGAGAAGTTTGCCGATGAATCGGCAAGCTTCTTCTTTAAAAAACAGAGAAGGATTTAAATTTAACTTAATAAGACTTAAAATGAAAAATAATAAAGTAAATCAATATTTAATGCATAAAGCTCTTTTCATTTTCAGAATCAAAAAAAGACTAGGTAATTTAGCTATCGCAAGTCTTTTAATAGGCATACTATTCCCTGGCTGTCAGGACAGACAACGAGTGTCGTCGGATTATAAAACCTTTATTGTCAATTACCATACTAAAAACACAGAACATTTTGAGACTTTTTTGGACATGGCAAACATCTCAATTACTCACTTTAAAGCAGATGATACTTTATTTTTGTCTGAAAACTTACAAGTAAAGTATACTGAAAACTATATTTTCCTGCTTGATAAAGTATACGAACAGTTATATCGTTTCAATGACTCAGGACAACTTATTAATAAGATTGGCCGCTCAGGGCTGGGACCTTCAGAATACGTAAATACAGGTTTTTTTACCGTCGATGATAATAACCGTACATTAAGCATACTTCATAACAATGGAACAGCGATAATGATATTTGATTACGATGGTAATTTTCTCAGAGAATTCTCAACGCCATTTATTATTACCAGCTTTGATCAACTTGACAGTAATTTATATTTTTATTACACTGGCTATTCCAATTCGCCAAGCTTTAAAAGGCTACATATGGCAGACACTCTAAAAATTCTGAATTCTTTTCTTCCTCTTCAAACGCAGGCATTTGATATGATTGAAATGAATTTTACAGCCATGGGAGACTATGGCTACTTCAGAGAAGTTTATTTCCCAACAATATACAAATATAGCTATTCTGGGATTCATGAAATCTTTAAAATAAATTTTGGTCATTGTGAAATTACCCAAAAGATGCTTGAAGAAGTTAAAGATCCTTTTGAGTTTTTTGAAAAAATTCAAAATAATGGATTTTGTAGTACCGCCTCGCTTATTGCTGCTGGAAGTAAGTATTATGTTGTTACAATAGAACAAAAATCCGGATTTAATCAGGTCTCACATTTCTATATTGACCTTGAAGATTCAATATACACAAGGGTTTATAGTAATGCAAATAATTTAATTGAGTATGATTTTTTCAGTCAACTTAAGCCAGTTTATATTGATTCAGAAAACAATCTGCATTTTATTAGCAGTCAAATTGAATTAAAAACTTTTTTAAATGCAAGGCCTGACATGAAGCTAAATAGTTCAATGTCAGATAATAATTTAAACCCACTGATAGTCAAAATTCCAATTAACAAAAATTAA